One Methylocaldum marinum DNA window includes the following coding sequences:
- a CDS encoding Hsp20/alpha crystallin family protein yields the protein MSDKQDVPKKKSAGKEVAQPQAGQFLSPLDEIEQWFDEVRRNWMQPFFFGRAWPEREFFSGGRLPRVDVVDREQDLLVRAELPGVDKENLDVSLQDNVLNIRATSRHEEEEEKGQFYRRELSRGEFQRAIRLPCPVEGDKAKANFKDGVLELTIPKVASSKRKSIKVE from the coding sequence ATGTCCGATAAGCAAGATGTTCCAAAAAAGAAATCTGCCGGCAAAGAAGTGGCGCAACCGCAAGCGGGGCAATTCTTAAGCCCGTTGGACGAGATCGAGCAGTGGTTCGACGAGGTGCGGCGCAATTGGATGCAGCCGTTCTTTTTCGGGCGAGCCTGGCCGGAAAGAGAATTCTTCTCTGGCGGGCGTTTGCCTAGAGTGGACGTTGTCGACCGCGAACAGGATCTGCTGGTTCGTGCCGAGCTGCCTGGTGTCGACAAGGAAAACCTCGACGTCTCGTTGCAGGACAACGTGCTTAACATTCGAGCGACGAGCCGACACGAGGAAGAGGAGGAAAAAGGCCAGTTTTATCGGCGCGAGTTGAGCCGGGGAGAGTTCCAGAGAGCCATCCGTCTGCCTTGCCCGGTGGAAGGCGACAAGGCAAAGGCGAATTTCAAGGACGGCGTGCTCGAGCTGACCATTCCCAAAGTAGCTTCTTCCAAGCGTAAGAGTATTAAAGTCGAATAA